A genomic segment from Hypomesus transpacificus isolate Combined female chromosome 13, fHypTra1, whole genome shotgun sequence encodes:
- the timm23a gene encoding mitochondrial import inner membrane translocase subunit Tim23, whose product MDNNDPGSGGFKGGLGNLFGGSAPEYSNTELAGVPLTGMSPLSPYLNVDPRYLVQDTDEFILPTGASKTRGRFELAFFTIGGCCITGAAFGTVNGLRLGLKDTRDMGWSKPRNVQILNMVTRQGASWANTLGSVALLYSVFGVAIEKARGAEDDINTVAAGTLTGMLFKATGGLKGVARGGLAGLAMSSAYALYNNWDHLTGSSSSSSLY is encoded by the exons ATGGATAACAACGATCCGGGATCGGGTGGTTTCAAAGGCGGACTCGGAAATCTCTTTGGAGGGAGTGCGCCTGAATATTCCAACACCGAACTAGCTGGTGTACCAT TGACAGGAatgagccctctctctccttaccttaATGTCGACCCACGCTACCTGGTTCAG GATACAGATGAGTTTATCCTGCCAACAGGAGCCAGTAAGACCAGAGGAAGATTTGAACTGGCCTTCTTTACCATTGGTGGCTGCTGCATCACAG GTGCTGCGTTCGGCACGGTGAACGGTCTCAGACTGGGCCTGAAGGACACACGGGACATGGGCTGGTCAAAACCTCGTAATGTCCA GATTCTGAACATGGTGACTCGTCAGGGTGCGTCATGGGCCAACACACTGGGCTCAGTGG CATTGCTGTACAGTGTATTTGGTGTGGCCATTGAGAAGGCCAGAGGAGCCGAGGACGACATCAACACAGTGGCTGCTGGAACACTCACAGGGATGCTCTTCAAAGCCACAG GAGGCCTGAAGGGAGTGGCTCGCGGCGGTCTTGCTGGCTTGGCCATGTCTAGTGCCTACGCTCTCTATAACAACTGGGATCACCTCACcggctcatcctcctcttcaagTCTGTACtga
- the zgc:112285 gene encoding elastase-1, which yields MWRMKAVPGNPLLLLLLLLVGQAPPPAAGHTLNSPGSQPQHKVLHLDWPKDCGMSHFKPNMAERIVSGNEARPHSWPWQVSLQVRPRGSKHYIHVCGGTLIHKNWILTAAHCFQKGKAEDAGSWRIVVGKHQLKRSEKPERIFPVKRIYRHEHFRYPTHSELDYDIALVKAGTDIVPSNFIRYACLPRKQTSLKPGHYCWVTGWGDTRGGKENVSLAEALNQARLPIIDFKTCRQKKFWGERVRDSMICAGFRDTEGPPAACQGDSGGPLLCQVGHDSWEVHGVVSFGPIGCTVENKPSVFTRTAAYIPWIEATRIRDFFLH from the exons ATGTGGAGGATGAAGGCTGTTCCTGGGAaccctctcctgctgctgctgctgctgctggtgggccAGGCTCCCCCGCCAGCTGCTGGACACACCCTCAACAGTCCCGGAAGTCAGCCCCAGCACAAAGTCTTGCACTTGg atTGGCCAAAGGACTGCGGCATGTCCCACTTCAAACCCAACATGGCTGAACGTATCGTCTCTGGTAACGAGGCCCGACCTCACTCATGGCCGTGGCAGGTGTCCTTGCAG GTCCGTCCTCGGGGCAGTAAGCACTACATCCATGTGTGTGGAGGAACACTCATCCACAAGAACTGGATCCTTACCGCTGCACACTGCTTCCAGAA GGGGAAAGCAGAAGATGCTGGTAGCTGGAGGATTGTTGTGGGGAAGCACCAGCTGAAGCGGTCTGAGAAACCTGAAAGGATTTTCCCAGTGAAGCGTATCTACAGGCATGAGCACTTCCGTTACCCAACCCACAGTGAGCTGGACTATGACATTGCCCTGGTGAAAGCTGGCACAGACATCGTGCCATCCAACTTCATTCGCTACGCCTGCCTGCCGCGCAAACAGACCAGTCTCAAACCAGGCCACTACTGCTGGGTCACTGGCTGGGGGGATACacgag GTGGGAAGGAGAACGTGTCTCTGGCTGAGGCTCTGAACCAGGCTCGTCTGCCCATCATTGACTTCAAAACCTGCCGGCAGAAGAAGTTCTGGGGTGAGCGTGTCAGAGACTCCATGATCTGTGCTGGCTTCAGAGACACCGAAGGTCCACCTGCAGCTTGTCAG gggGACTCCGGTGGTCCTCTGCTGTGCCAGGTGGGACACGACAGCTGGGAGGTGCATGGGGTGGTGAGCTTTGGACCAATTGGCTGCACAGTGGAGAACAAACCCAGTGTGTTTACACGCACAGCAGCCTACATTCCCTGGATCGAGGCCACACGCATCAGAGACTTCTTCCTTCACTAA